Part of the Spinacia oleracea cultivar Varoflay chromosome 5, BTI_SOV_V1, whole genome shotgun sequence genome, CCAATAATTCTGATACCTGCCAGTACCACACCCAGTTTGTCCACTTGTCAGTTTCTCATAAAAGCTGACACGTTTTTCATACTCCCTTcctattttttttaaggaattaCGTGTTGATCGGCACAATTATTAAGGAAACATCAATAAATTTGATATAATAATGATGCAAGTGAAGTAGTTCAATAAAGATTtaaaaaatacagagggagtacaataATATATGTGACTATGTCTGACAGTGCGAATATACACAAGATCCGAAAGAGAGGTGCTTACCTGATTTAAGTAGGCGACCCAAAAGCGGTGTTTGGCCCTTAGGTAAGGATCCTTAGGCAAGAGATGCGGGGGTTGAGTCCAAGTCTCATCGATATATTCGAGGATGATCGTTGATTCCACGATAGGTAGCCCATTATGCACAAGAACAGGGACTTTTTTCTGCACTGGGTTATTTTGCAAGAGAAGCTCACTTTTGTTAGCTAGATCTTCCTCAATAAACTCAAACTCTATGCCCTTAATTTTGAGGGCAAGTTTGGCTCTTAACACATAAGGACTTACCCACGTTCCATGTAACTTTACTGAGCTCTCTTCTCCCATTTTGATTTTTGTGTGCCTTAGTTACgcccttacccttctttttGTAGTTAAAAGtacaaaaaggaaaaataaaaactattggattgaaattttgaatagTCATAGTGTTTGAACTTTAATTTGTCCAACAACAAGCCAATCAGAACTCTCGCTTAAATTATTTATAAGTGGGGCTAAAGTTTGAATTGTCATTAAACAACTAAATACTTCTCCTTAGCTATTCGCAATTAGATTATGGGCACATGCATACGATTTTCACTGTACAATCAAATAACGTCATAGACATATATGCTTAATCTACATTTTCGCAATGGGCATAACCGCACATGTACACAATTCTTATTGTGCAACCATATAACATACTCCTGTCAAAAATCGATCCGAAAATattgggtcctgaacaagattttgtgacccgtaatccgattttatccgaacccgagcaatccgaaaagtaatgggtcaaaactcGAACAAACCCGTTTTGAATCCGActgattgaaaatcattgtatttataataataaatgagattatgagaaaatttaagcataataaacacgttgtttttactattattgtgtggaatatgattttaatttgaattatacctcattttatgtttgaatttgactaaatataaacttgtgtagcaaaatttgttaatttgtgcccatattttatatatttatcacctaaattaatgaaaatataatgcgcgttttaaaatctctcaacccgttgggtcgacccgaaactgaaagttctgggtcttgaacaagcatttgtaaacccgaacccgaaagtgaccgacccgatctaAACCGAACCcggaaataattttttacaatccgacccgaccgacccatTTGACAGGACTAATATAACATCATGGACATGTGTCCTAACCCACCTTTCGCCCTCCACAGGTTATTCCTCTGAAATTTGGATCctactacatgtacacctagtgtacaagGCATCTTGTACACCGTGCttttctattggttgaaattgtatatttattgtctttcattctcattttttagtgGATTTAATGATATGTCAACCAATTAATGGTGGTGTACAAGAGAATCTTGTACACtttgtacactaggtgtacatgtagcTTTTCTCTGGAATTTCAACCACATTGAGCATACATGAGCTCATTGATTACATCATCTTTGTGTATGAAACGTTTGTTGTCAGCCTATCATGCTATGTGTAGTTTTTTAAAGACAAGCTTTTAGAAGCTGAGATCATCTCTAATGAGGGCTTAAGTAAGGAATTAAAAGGAGAAAAGGTGTTTATAAAGAAGGGGTCTCATTAGACGAGTTATCAACATTCCTTTTAAGAGTATCACCCTTGAATATTTAAGTTTCAAAAAGAGTTTCTAAAACAAGGACTCACCATTATGGGGAAGAAAAAAACAATTATGAAAGATTTTTGAGACCAAGTGAAGGTTCACCAACATTGATACTTTGATAATAACAAAGTGCATAAGTTTTTTAATAGATTAAAAGTCcattatactacctccgtttcagaaaatTCTTTACACATTGAAAAATGTGCctaaattataaaaactttgaccgtaaattctcacgaTTATATACATCGAAACGTTACATGAAAGATCTTGCtagattggtctcgggatgtattttcagaatatcaaattttataattttttcacatacgaaattggatatattagtagttaaatattgcattggagttcgtgcaaatagtaactgtaaagatctttttgaaacggaggcaGTACGTAGTACTATCATAAGTTTTTGAAGCCAAACAAATCAAGATCATATCAGCCTCGCAATAACGTACTCTACTACTACTGAATTCAGCTAATGATGTAGTACTTAATtcttcaacataaataaaaacagtcGTCTCTATTTTATGATCCATTTAGAAAAATCGAAAACTGATAACGATTAGTTACGACTTTGCTTGAAGGTGCCTTTGCCGCATAACATGAAAAAGCTCAAGGAGCTTAGCCTTCGGGGGAATCACGTCTTTAACTTCTGGGATTTGACTCAGTGCCTTGGTCCAAGACGCCAAAAACGGGTACTTTTCTGCAGTTAAAAGCTTAAACCCAAAGAACTCTTCCACGATTTCAGAGGCTCCAAAGAAGAAGGAATACAGCATTATATCCAAGTATCCGGGTTTCGCATCCTGGAAAGATGGATAGTTTTCATTAGGGAACATATCAGCCTTGATGAATTCTTCAGCAACATCCATCTTCTTCGTGTACTCGTTAAGAAACTCGTCTGTTGCTTCGCCTTCTGTCAGTGTTTTCCCCAACATCTCCGATACCTGCCCACATTGATCATATTTAGTTGTCACTTTGTGTAACTTCCTCATATTTAAAGATTACATGATCCTATGGGTTTTGACCATCAATTGAGGTCTTGTTTTTTTCACCTGACTCGgtttgatttttctagtttctagTCTAGTCCGGTCTTATATGGTCTGAATGTTTTTTGTTAATGAGTTTTGTTTTTTCTAATCTGGTTTGAtctaataagcaataagaataagATGAAAAGAACAAAGTCTAACTTGGCAATAGCGTGAAAGTACAGGGAGAGAGAAGCTTACTTGCTGTAAATACGCGGCCCAAAACTGGTGTTTGGCCCTAAGGTAGGGGTCCTTGGGCAAGAGATGCGGAGGGTCAGTCCAAGTCTCATCAATATATTCGAGGATGATCGTTGACTCCGAAATAGGTAGCCCGTTGTGTACAAGAATAGGGACTTTCTTGTGCACAGGGTTATATTTCAGGAGCAACTCACTTTTGTTGAACAGATTTTCCTCAATATACTCAAACTCTATGCCCTTAATTTTAAGGGCAAGTATCACACTCAACACATAAGGACTTGCCCACATTCCATGTAACTTCACTGATTTCTCTCCCTCCATTTGGACTTTTGTGAACCCTTTCCGAAAAAACAATCTAACCCTTATTTCTGTCTGTTTCTCCAATGTATGTGATATAGAGGACTACCCCACTTTCCATGTAGTGTAACAATCGATATATTTATCATATTGTGATTAAGGATATATGAGCTCATTGATTACGTCTTTCATCCCTATCGATATATTTATCATATTCAAATCCGCCATTGACGTGTTCAAATTTGATAGATCTCCGTTGCGTGAACAAGGTACACGCACATGGGTGAAATAATAAACGGCTACATGGCATACTCTAATCTGGTTATTGTCTGGTCCATTTGATTTTGGGACATCATGTTTTATATTTGGGGTTATGTTCTGGTTCTGGTAATGGTTCTGGTTTGATCAATTTTATTTGAGTCCTTTTCAGATCTATCTTTCAAAGATGCAAAACCCAGATGAAGGCATATAAAATAGTCATACCACAAACACAGCTCAACCTAAAAAGCCTAATCTTCGAATCCATAATTGTAACCGAACACATTATTGAACACACTTAGAGATTAGCAAAATTATGGAACATGTTGCAAGCCAAAACAAAATGATGCCAATTAGGAGTATATGATTTAATCCATTAATATGATCTACTTAGAAAACCAGACATGAACATGAAGACAAAAATGCTCATTCAAAATGCAAAACAATAACCTCACAGTAGTAATAGGCACAAGTACGGACCGTAAACAGGGTTCTTCCTAAGTCATCATCATCTGCTCTTAAAAACAAAATTTCTTCTGCAGAAACTaggacaaaaaataaaacaagatgTCACTGCCATTCTAGCTCTTGTTTGCCTTTTCTTTAGTTTTCTGAATCTTCAAAACCTTTTTCACGATCTTCTGCTCTTCAATCAAGAAAGCTCGGATGATTCTGATTGGATAAAGAGAAACACAAGGAAATCGCATCAGAATTGGAAGTATGTGGGCATGTGAAGCACCAACTAAAGAAAGATTGCATATCAATGTTTTCATGAAAGTTAACAACAAACCTTTCACGGACAGCACTGCCAGATAGAACACCTCCAT contains:
- the LOC110799355 gene encoding glutathione S-transferase U9 translates to MEGEKSVKLHGMWASPYVLSVILALKIKGIEFEYIEENLFNKSELLLKYNPVHKKVPILVHNGLPISESTIILEYIDETWTDPPHLLPKDPYLRAKHQFWAAYLQQVSEMLGKTLTEGEATDEFLNEYTKKMDVAEEFIKADMFPNENYPSFQDAKPGYLDIMLYSFFFGASEIVEEFFGFKLLTAEKYPFLASWTKALSQIPEVKDVIPPKAKLLELFHVMRQRHLQAKS